In Candidatus Eremiobacterota bacterium, a single window of DNA contains:
- a CDS encoding response regulator transcription factor has product MPGSEGTMEGIDQAPAGVHRILVVDDERNMVEIIKYSLEKAGFDVAEAYDGREAIEKARALKPDLMVLDVMLPVIDGYQVCKQLSTEMGMPIIMLTAKDEEIDKVLGLELGADDYLTKPFSPRELVARVRAHLRRSARIRHMEVPSPPSGEYRSGSLTINFNRREVTSGGARVDLTPREFDLLQFLVENKEKVITRETLLDHIWGYDYYGDAKIVNVTVARLREKIERDAANPRLIVTHRGVGYMFQDPGSPPKS; this is encoded by the coding sequence ATGCCAGGAAGCGAGGGCACGATGGAGGGAATTGATCAGGCGCCCGCCGGGGTCCACAGAATCCTTGTGGTGGATGATGAAAGGAACATGGTGGAGATAATCAAGTACAGCCTGGAGAAGGCGGGATTTGACGTGGCCGAGGCCTATGACGGCAGAGAGGCCATCGAAAAAGCCCGGGCCCTCAAGCCCGATCTCATGGTGCTGGACGTGATGCTCCCCGTGATAGACGGCTACCAGGTGTGCAAGCAGCTTTCCACGGAGATGGGCATGCCGATTATCATGCTTACGGCAAAGGATGAGGAGATAGACAAGGTGCTGGGCCTGGAGCTGGGTGCCGATGATTACCTCACGAAGCCCTTCAGTCCCAGGGAGCTTGTTGCCCGCGTGCGCGCTCACCTGCGCAGGTCGGCGCGGATCCGCCATATGGAAGTCCCTTCCCCGCCCTCCGGCGAATACCGCTCGGGCTCCCTCACGATCAACTTCAACAGGAGGGAAGTGACAAGCGGCGGCGCCAGGGTGGACCTCACGCCGCGGGAGTTTGATCTTCTCCAGTTCCTTGTTGAGAACAAGGAAAAGGTGATTACCAGGGAGACGCTCCTTGACCACATCTGGGGCTATGACTATTACGGTGATGCGAAGATAGTGAATGTGACGGTGGCGAGGCTCCGTGAAAAGATCGAGCGCGATGCGGCCAACCCTCGCTTGATCGTCACTCACCGAGGCGTAGGATACATGTTTCAGGATCCCGGAAGCCCCCCAAAATCCTGA
- the alr gene encoding alanine racemase — MDRTETLNWVEIDKRSLEHNVRLFRRLVGKERKLMVIVKSNAYGHGMRPVSEIALASGADSLGVFSFEEGKALREWGVKSPVLVMGYIPFSLLLHAAALDLSFAVASRETLEALLPLAGTMKARIHLKLDTGLHRLGFKLSELPLVKSLIGSTPGIEVEGLFTHFANIEDTLHHEFARSQLALFQKMAAPFMNQGKVLRHTACTAATLLFPGTHFEMVRVGIGLYGMWPSKETLITALETEKHVLNLKPVLTWKSRIIQIKKVKPGDTVGYGRSYRVTRPARIAVLPVGYADGYDRKLSSRGSVIIRGKEAPLVGRICMNMCMADITHIPGASVEDEVILLGTRKSASISADAMAELIGTINYEVTTRINPLLPRMII, encoded by the coding sequence ATGGACAGAACGGAGACACTCAACTGGGTTGAGATTGACAAGAGGTCCCTGGAGCACAACGTGAGGCTCTTCAGGCGCCTTGTGGGAAAAGAGAGAAAGCTCATGGTGATCGTGAAGTCAAATGCTTACGGCCATGGCATGCGACCTGTCTCTGAGATAGCCCTCGCCTCAGGCGCAGACTCACTTGGCGTATTCTCCTTCGAGGAGGGGAAGGCCCTCAGGGAGTGGGGGGTGAAGAGCCCCGTCCTGGTGATGGGATATATCCCCTTTTCGCTCCTTCTCCATGCGGCGGCCCTCGATCTCTCTTTTGCCGTTGCCTCAAGGGAGACCCTTGAAGCCCTTCTGCCCCTGGCAGGCACGATGAAGGCCCGTATCCATCTTAAGCTGGACACGGGCCTTCACAGGCTCGGCTTCAAGCTTTCAGAGCTACCCCTGGTAAAAAGCCTCATCGGGAGCACTCCCGGCATTGAAGTGGAAGGGCTCTTCACCCACTTTGCCAACATAGAGGACACCCTTCACCACGAGTTCGCCCGCTCACAGCTTGCCCTTTTTCAGAAAATGGCGGCACCCTTCATGAACCAGGGAAAAGTGCTGCGCCATACGGCATGCACGGCGGCAACGCTCCTGTTCCCCGGCACCCATTTTGAAATGGTCCGGGTGGGCATAGGACTTTACGGGATGTGGCCCTCAAAGGAGACGCTCATCACTGCCCTGGAGACCGAGAAGCATGTCCTGAATCTCAAGCCTGTTCTTACATGGAAGTCCAGAATCATCCAGATTAAAAAAGTGAAGCCCGGCGATACCGTGGGCTACGGCAGGTCATACCGAGTGACGCGCCCTGCCAGGATTGCGGTTCTTCCCGTGGGCTATGCCGACGGCTACGACAGGAAGCTCTCCTCCAGGGGATCGGTGATCATCAGGGGCAAGGAGGCGCCTCTGGTGGGAAGGATATGCATGAACATGTGCATGGCCGATATCACCCATATTCCCGGTGCCTCAGTAGAAGACGAGGTGATTCTGCTGGGCACCCGCAAGAGCGCCTCCATAAGCGCCGATGCCATGGCGGAGCTCATCGGTACCATCAACTACGAGGTGACGACAAGAATCAATCCCCTGCTCCCCAGGATGATAATCTAG
- a CDS encoding ATP-binding protein, protein MFRKIIWQLIFSYLLVILFSMGIIGFLLLKSLESHFISTLESTLSSNARVIARFWEPYFIEKSLSMREQRLMKMATERLAWQSAGRVRIIDRQGHILMDTGQGIHAMPDDSPDLARALKGEERISIVPSSALGTSSLMLVAYPVTIMKGTPGGKEIAGAVVMTRSLVYVKELMGSIEKEYGAGIILAVMALALLSIALSAYIAGPLREITAAAGRIAEGDLTYRISGSRQDEIGELARRFDYMREKLRITLGELVGEKNKFQAVISTMADGVLVFDGQGRIMMVNRAACLLLGVFDLGRVRELLESAVSPFMELGRIVKEAALHGPEGAEVLKGFARQRVVEVSYSSLGRERGESLGLVMVLHDITELQRLDEMKTEFVSNVSHELKTPLASIKGFAELLLDGALEDHGRAESFLTSINHEVDRLTRLVKSLLDLSKMESGLVKMEIQVIDPAGLVRGVVEKLSPQAQALRVSIAVQASSPFKVMGNSDRVEQVLINIIDNALRYSPRGSQVDIFLTPEGAFGKVEVKDRGPGLSPEEEQRVFERFYRVDKARSRDHGGSGLGLAIARQIIETLGGKIWVSGAPGEGCAFSFTLPLAPEHEERSK, encoded by the coding sequence ATGTTCCGCAAGATTATCTGGCAGCTCATCTTTTCCTACCTGCTGGTGATCCTCTTTTCCATGGGGATAATCGGCTTCCTCCTTCTCAAGTCCCTGGAGAGCCACTTTATCAGCACTCTTGAGTCAACGCTCAGCTCCAACGCCAGGGTGATCGCGCGGTTCTGGGAGCCCTATTTTATCGAGAAGTCGCTCTCCATGAGGGAGCAGCGCCTCATGAAGATGGCCACGGAGCGCCTTGCATGGCAGTCGGCCGGCAGGGTGCGCATCATTGACCGGCAGGGCCATATTCTCATGGATACAGGCCAGGGAATCCATGCCATGCCCGACGATTCCCCCGATCTCGCCAGGGCCCTCAAGGGAGAAGAGCGCATCTCGATTGTTCCTTCCTCGGCGCTGGGCACTTCTTCCCTTATGCTGGTCGCCTATCCCGTCACCATCATGAAAGGCACACCGGGCGGGAAGGAGATAGCCGGCGCGGTGGTCATGACACGGTCTCTTGTGTACGTCAAGGAGCTTATGGGAAGCATAGAAAAGGAGTACGGCGCCGGCATTATCCTCGCCGTGATGGCCCTGGCCCTGCTGAGCATTGCCCTTTCGGCTTACATCGCCGGGCCTCTCAGGGAGATCACGGCGGCGGCGGGTCGGATTGCCGAGGGAGATCTCACCTACAGGATATCGGGAAGCCGCCAGGACGAGATAGGTGAGCTTGCGAGGCGCTTTGATTATATGCGCGAGAAGCTCAGGATTACCCTGGGAGAGCTGGTGGGAGAGAAAAACAAGTTCCAGGCCGTCATCTCCACTATGGCTGACGGGGTGCTTGTATTTGACGGCCAGGGCCGGATCATGATGGTGAACAGGGCAGCCTGCCTGCTCCTTGGCGTCTTTGACCTCGGGCGCGTGAGGGAGCTCCTGGAGAGTGCCGTTTCACCCTTCATGGAGCTGGGAAGAATAGTGAAAGAGGCGGCGCTGCATGGCCCGGAAGGCGCCGAGGTCCTCAAGGGCTTTGCCCGCCAGAGGGTTGTGGAGGTGAGCTACTCCTCCCTGGGGCGCGAGCGCGGAGAGTCCCTGGGCCTTGTGATGGTGCTCCATGACATCACGGAGCTCCAGAGGCTTGACGAGATGAAGACGGAGTTCGTCTCCAATGTCTCCCATGAGCTCAAGACACCCCTTGCCTCCATCAAGGGCTTTGCCGAGCTCCTCCTTGACGGCGCCCTTGAGGATCACGGCCGTGCCGAGAGCTTTCTTACCTCCATCAACCACGAGGTCGACCGCCTCACTCGCCTGGTGAAGAGCCTTCTTGATCTCTCCAAGATGGAGTCGGGCCTGGTGAAAATGGAGATTCAGGTCATTGACCCTGCAGGGCTTGTGAGGGGCGTGGTGGAAAAGCTCTCACCGCAGGCTCAGGCCCTCAGGGTCAGCATTGCGGTGCAAGCCTCGAGCCCCTTCAAGGTCATGGGAAACTCCGACAGGGTAGAACAGGTCCTTATCAATATCATAGATAACGCTCTCAGATACTCGCCCCGGGGTTCGCAGGTTGACATATTCCTCACCCCGGAGGGAGCCTTCGGGAAGGTGGAGGTGAAGGACAGGGGGCCGGGCCTCTCTCCTGAAGAAGAGCAGAGGGTCTTTGAGCGCTTTTACCGCGTTGACAAGGCCCGTTCCCGCGACCACGGCGGCTCAGGCCTCGGGCTTGCCATTGCGCGGCAGATCATTGAGACGCTGGGGGGAAAAATCTGGGTGAGCGGCGCCCCCGGCGAGGGATGCGCCTTCTCGTTCACCCTTCCCCTTGCCCCGGAGCACGAAGAGAGGAGCAAGTAG